A region of Theileria annulata chromosome 2, complete sequence, *** SEQUENCING IN PROGRESS *** DNA encodes the following proteins:
- a CDS encoding guanylate kinase, putative (chr2.C.cand.201 - guanylate kinase): MLESIELPILIIVGPSGSGKTTLNSRLIKDYPEIFESSVSYTSRPMRIGERDGVHYTFISTEEFDQMYVDDEFVEYTNYVGSKYGTARSELKRIQNLGKVPVLEIDIKGYKQLLNAKLNLKGVFIEPPCLETLRQRLIKRGCNTEESINKRVERANQEVEESLKCHFDFRLPNENLDEAYNSLINKLSEWYPIHKT, translated from the coding sequence atGTTAGAAAGTATAGAATTACCTATATTGATAATTGTTGGTCCATCAGGTTCAGGGAAGACAACATTGAATTCTAGGCTTATAAAAGATTATCCAGAAATATTTGAATCGAGTGTGAGTTATACAAGTCGTCCAATGCGTATTGGTGAACGTGATGGTGTAcattatacatttatatcTACAGAAGAATTTGATCAAATGTATGTAGATGATGAATTTGTAGAATATACAAACTATGTAGGATCTAAATATGGTACAGCACGTTCAGAATTAAAGCGTATACAAAATTTGGGTAAAGTCCCAGTATTAGAAATTGATATTAAAGGatataaacaattattaaatgctaaattaaatttaaaaggTGTATTTATTGAACCACCATGTCTAGAAACTTTAAGACAACGATTAATTAAGAGAGGTTGTAATACTGAAGAATCCATTAATAAACGTGTTGAACGAGCTAATCAAGAAGTCGAAGAATCTTTGAAATGTCATTTTGACTTCAGATTACCAAATGAAAATCTTGATGAAGCTTATAattctttaattaataaattatctgAATGGTATCCAATCCataaaacataa